AGCCCTTGTAAATGAAATTGAGCTTCATCAAGCCCGCCCTCAGCCGCTTTAGTAATTAGAGCAACCGCCTTTTTATTATTAATTCCTATACATGAACCATACTGATATGCTCGCCCTAACTCCAATGTAGCTTCCAAATTACCATCATCGGAATATTTCTTTAAAAAAAATAGATACTTATCATTCCATTGGGATGATTGCAAACTATCCTTGAAAGGTTCATCTACTCTATAAATAAAGCTAAGCATTTCACAAGCTTCTGGAACGCCTTTATTTGCTAATTGCTCAAATAATTCATATGGATAACTGAATATTATCTTTGTTATAAAAATCCATTACTTTCTCATATTGTATTTTTTGCTGATTATCTTTTAAGATCATAAATCACCATAAATAGTTATAAGATACCCCCTAGTTATTAATAGGGGGTAATAAAATATCCATAAATAATGGCATTAATAACTGAAGCTTTAACTCTCAAACGGTGTTAACAAGCTTTTGCCTTCTTCTGGACGTAAAAATCGAGAAAAAACTTCACATCCTTCACCAATCTCTTCATCAAGTATTTGATAGCAATTCGCTACACCAATAAAACGCCATTGGCAATGCTCGTTATAACTATTGGAGTATTCAATTTCTTTCTTTTTACCAAGTAAAATAGCCTTTTCTATAGCATCTTCTGATGACAACGCATCAATAAGAAGTATACTTTCCTCCCAACTGCCGTCATTTGTTATTTTTTGATTATTTATATCCATTTCATAAATCAGACTTACTGTAAACCAAATATGTTGATTGCATACTATCTTTGTATTCATCTAAATACCTCCAAATAATATTATTTTTTGAATCTATTATCATTTATTAATTTCCATGCTGTTTTTGCTCTTTCTGTAGCGCGGTTTCATATTTGAACGGTTTTTCTTTCATATTTAAAGCTTAACTACTTTTTCACTATATGCAAATCTTTTTCAAATTTTAGCATTAAGCCCAGTTTTTAGCTGGGCTTTTTTAGTCTATTTACTTTTATTGACCTACTGGGTAGTGGTTGGTTTGGTTTTGGATATGGTAGCGGTTTTACTTTGCAACGTGCTATCCATGATCTTTTAATAAAGTAAATGTATCTAAATTGTGTTAGCGATTGCCGCTTTGCTTTAGATAGGTTATCCATTAAATGCTTATCCCTTGGGCAAGGGTTAGCTTTGCGTACACTTAATAGCATAGAGTGATAAGTTTCACCATTAAGCTCATAAAAGTGTGTCTTATGATGACCAAAGTATAAGAAGTTTGCCGCTTGATATACTACGCCTAAACAGCCGCAGCGTTCATCTGCGAATGATTGTATCCAACCAACCATAGGGCAGGCTTTTTTAATGTACTTAATAGCATAGCTTATGGCCTTACTTTCGCTGTTCCTTGGGGCTATGTCATCTAACCACATTCTATTAAGCTCTAAATAGTCACCTTGTTTAGTGCCTGTTACTATCTTTTCTAAGCCGTATTTTGTTTGGTTTAACATATAGCCGAACTGTAGTACGCCACGCATTATGCCATCTACATATACGCCTAAATGAATATAAGAGTTATTAACTATTCGCTTTGAATAGTGGTTAGCTATAATAATTTCACGGGCTAATTTTGAAGGAATAATAGCTACATAAAAGTCTTTATTACCAAAGCCTGCTATTGCTTCTGTACCTTTTATATAGTCTATTTGTTGGGTTATTGGCGCTTTAAAGATACCTGGCGCTTTTGGGTGGTGGTTGGGTTTTCGTGCCATTACTGCGATCTCTGGCACTTTGAGCGCTCGTACTGATTAGGCTAGTTTGCCTGTAAGATTAAGTTATTAATTGATTTACTTATACGGCATTTAATAGATAGCTGGGTAAAGTCGTTATTGCTTTTAGCTATAGCTAATAAATGGTCGCAATGATTACACCTAATTTCGTTAGTATTGTGGCTAATAATGTTAGTTTGTACTTGCTTACACTTGCGGCATTTAATCTCAGTACTTACAGCATTATTAGCCAGTTTAACTTTAGCTAGTAAGTAGTTACACTCACTACGAAAG
This portion of the Entomomonas sp. E2T0 genome encodes:
- a CDS encoding tetratricopeptide repeat protein gives rise to the protein MLSFIYRVDEPFKDSLQSSQWNDKYLFFLKKYSDDGNLEATLELGRAYQYGSCIGINNKKAVALITKAAEGGLDEAQFHLQGLYRYGWAGLAKDYEKVSYWLDKAAAQEHLEALYQKGLDLLVLDSNRSKGINYIKRSADLGFWVAIEYLDSFRK
- a CDS encoding DUF4288 domain-containing protein, coding for MNTKIVCNQHIWFTVSLIYEMDINNQKITNDGSWEESILLIDALSSEDAIEKAILLGKKKEIEYSNSYNEHCQWRFIGVANCYQILDEEIGEGCEVFSRFLRPEEGKSLLTPFES